From Zhongshania aliphaticivorans, one genomic window encodes:
- the aroA gene encoding 3-phosphoshikimate 1-carboxyvinyltransferase: MEFLLQPGGQMRGTARVPGDKSISHRSIMLGAIADGTTTVDGFLEGEDALSTLKAFQAMGVQIDGPENGRVVIHGVGRDGLKAPAGDLYVGNSGTSMRLLAGLLAGQNFDVTMTGDVSLSKRPMERVAAPLRAMGAVVETGEGGRPPLTLRGGSKLQGIDYVLPMASAQVKSCVLLAGLYAEGQTRTTEPAPTRDHSERMLRGFGYDVQVTGPVATLQGGGRLSAVHIDVPADISSAAFFMVAASICPNADLTLEHVGINPTRVGVINILCAMGGDITVFNEREVGGEPVADIRIRHAKLKGINIPEDQVPLAIDEFPVLFVAAACAEGRTVLTGAEELRVKESDRIQVMADGLQAMGISAVPTEDGIVIEGGQITGATVNSHHDHRIAMSFAVASLRATETIRIQDCDNVATSFPNFVELAASLGMQIEQFDAENAS, translated from the coding sequence GTGGAATTCCTATTGCAGCCCGGTGGTCAGATGCGCGGTACAGCCCGTGTTCCCGGTGATAAATCTATTTCCCATCGCTCCATTATGCTCGGCGCGATTGCTGATGGCACCACCACCGTTGATGGCTTTCTTGAAGGTGAAGATGCGCTGTCGACGCTGAAAGCCTTTCAGGCCATGGGTGTGCAAATCGACGGCCCGGAAAATGGCCGAGTAGTGATTCACGGTGTCGGCCGCGATGGCTTAAAAGCGCCTGCGGGCGATTTGTATGTGGGTAACTCTGGCACCTCGATGCGTCTGCTGGCGGGTTTACTTGCGGGGCAAAATTTTGATGTCACCATGACTGGTGACGTATCGCTGAGCAAGCGGCCGATGGAACGCGTGGCGGCGCCGCTGCGTGCAATGGGCGCGGTGGTTGAAACCGGTGAGGGTGGTCGTCCACCCTTAACACTGCGCGGCGGCAGTAAATTACAGGGTATTGATTACGTGCTACCCATGGCCAGTGCTCAGGTCAAATCCTGCGTGCTGCTGGCTGGCTTGTACGCGGAAGGTCAAACCCGCACCACTGAACCAGCGCCCACTCGAGATCACAGCGAGCGCATGCTGCGTGGTTTTGGCTACGACGTTCAGGTCACGGGCCCCGTGGCCACGCTTCAGGGTGGCGGTCGTTTGTCGGCAGTACACATTGACGTGCCAGCGGACATCTCTTCGGCGGCCTTTTTTATGGTGGCGGCGAGTATTTGCCCCAATGCCGATTTAACCCTTGAGCACGTTGGTATTAACCCCACCCGCGTTGGCGTCATCAATATTCTTTGCGCTATGGGTGGTGATATCACTGTCTTTAACGAACGCGAAGTGGGTGGCGAGCCAGTGGCAGATATTCGTATTCGCCATGCCAAGCTTAAGGGTATTAATATCCCGGAAGATCAGGTGCCTTTGGCGATAGATGAATTCCCAGTACTTTTCGTCGCAGCAGCCTGCGCCGAAGGCCGCACGGTATTGACCGGCGCCGAAGAGTTACGTGTTAAAGAGAGCGATCGAATTCAAGTCATGGCCGATGGTCTGCAGGCGATGGGTATTTCGGCTGTACCGACTGAAGACGGTATTGTGATTGAAGGCGGTCAAATCACCGGTGCAACAGTTAATAGCCACCACGATCACCGTATTGCCATGTCCTTTGCGGTGGCCTCGCTGCGCGCGACTGAAACAATTCGGATACAGGATTGTGATAATGTAGCGACCTCATTCCCGAACTTTGTTGAATTGGCGGCGAGCTTGGGGATGCAGATCGAGCAATTTGATGCAGAGAATGCCTCATGA
- the cmk gene encoding (d)CMP kinase has protein sequence MSNVPVIAIDGPSGSGKGTLCQTLARHFGWHLLDSGALYRLTGMAADRHGIALDDELAVAELAKNLDVQFVPGESGEPTSVLLEGDDVSGELRTEKTGLLASKVAVLGAVRSALLQRQRDFAQTPGLVADGRDMGTVVFTDAPLKIFLTASAEERAERRYKQLKSKGDNVNLATLLLEIQARDKRDSERELAPLKPAADAIQLDSSGLGIEEVFERVLAEAKIRQLGL, from the coding sequence ATGAGTAATGTTCCCGTTATTGCCATTGACGGCCCCAGCGGTTCCGGCAAAGGCACTTTGTGTCAGACCTTGGCGCGTCATTTTGGTTGGCACTTATTAGACAGTGGTGCCTTATACCGTTTGACGGGTATGGCTGCCGATCGTCATGGCATAGCTTTAGACGATGAGCTGGCAGTTGCTGAACTGGCCAAAAATTTAGATGTACAGTTTGTGCCCGGTGAATCAGGTGAACCTACCTCGGTGCTGCTGGAAGGCGATGACGTGAGCGGCGAGCTGCGCACCGAGAAAACCGGTTTGCTCGCTTCGAAAGTCGCCGTTTTGGGCGCCGTGCGCAGCGCCTTATTGCAGCGTCAGCGGGATTTTGCGCAAACGCCGGGGCTGGTCGCTGATGGCCGGGACATGGGTACGGTGGTGTTTACCGATGCACCGCTCAAGATATTTTTAACCGCCAGCGCAGAGGAACGCGCCGAGCGGCGCTATAAGCAGTTGAAATCAAAGGGTGATAATGTTAATCTCGCGACCCTTTTATTGGAGATTCAGGCTCGCGATAAGCGAGATTCTGAGCGCGAACTGGCTCCTTTAAAGCCCGCTGCTGACGCGATACAACTTGATAGCAGTGGTTTAGGGATCGAAGAAGTGTTCGAACGGGTGTTGGCAGAAGCCAAGATTCGTCAGCTTGGCTTGTAA
- the rpsA gene encoding 30S ribosomal protein S1 has translation MSESFADLFEESLKTIDMKPGSIVTGVVIDIDSDWVTVHAGLKSEGVIPREQFLSESGEFILAIGDEVQVALESVEDGFGETKLSREKAKRAEAWTTLEAAYEAEETVIGIINGKVKGGFTVDINSIRAFLPGSLVDVRPVRDTAHLEGKELEFKVIKLDQKRNNVVVSRRAVLESVNSEEREALLESLQEGMIVKGIVKNLTDYGAFVDLGGIDGLLHITDMAWKRIKHPSEIVNVGDEIDVRILKFDRERNRVSLGLKQLGEDPWVAIKGRYPENSRVKAKVTNLTDYGCFAEIEEGVEGLVHVSEMDWTNKNIHPSKVVNVGDEVEVMILDIDEERRRISLGIKQCQQNPWDAFGGQFTKGDKIKGAIKSITDFGIFIGLDGNIDGLVHLSDISWNETGEEAVRKFKKGDEIETVILSIDPERERISLGIKQLEDDPFSNYVAENDKGAIVNGVVKEVDAKAAIIVLSEEVEGVLKASEISRDKVEDARNVLKVGETVEVKIISVDRKNRAMTLSIKAKDVDDEKEAVKSLREKDTETVAPATTIGDLIKAQMENKD, from the coding sequence ATGAGCGAGAGCTTTGCTGATCTATTTGAAGAAAGTTTAAAAACCATTGATATGAAACCCGGTTCAATCGTAACCGGTGTTGTTATCGATATTGACAGTGATTGGGTTACCGTTCACGCCGGACTGAAATCTGAGGGTGTTATTCCTCGCGAGCAGTTTCTGAGCGAAAGCGGTGAGTTCATTCTGGCAATTGGTGACGAAGTTCAAGTTGCTTTAGAGTCTGTAGAAGATGGCTTTGGCGAAACTAAACTGTCACGTGAAAAAGCCAAGCGTGCTGAAGCATGGACTACTCTTGAAGCTGCCTATGAAGCTGAAGAAACCGTTATCGGTATCATCAATGGCAAGGTAAAAGGTGGTTTTACTGTCGACATCAACAGCATCCGTGCCTTCCTGCCCGGTTCATTGGTTGACGTTCGTCCGGTTCGCGATACTGCGCACCTCGAAGGCAAAGAACTCGAATTCAAAGTCATTAAGCTGGACCAGAAGCGTAACAACGTTGTTGTTTCTCGTCGCGCCGTTCTTGAGAGCGTAAACAGCGAAGAGCGCGAAGCGCTACTCGAATCTCTGCAAGAAGGCATGATTGTTAAAGGTATCGTTAAGAACCTGACCGACTACGGCGCATTCGTAGACTTGGGCGGTATTGACGGCCTGTTGCACATCACCGATATGGCTTGGAAGCGTATTAAGCACCCAAGCGAGATCGTGAATGTTGGCGACGAAATTGACGTTCGTATTCTTAAGTTCGACCGTGAGCGCAACCGCGTTTCATTGGGTCTGAAGCAGCTTGGCGAAGATCCATGGGTGGCTATCAAAGGCCGTTACCCAGAGAATTCACGTGTTAAAGCCAAGGTTACTAATCTGACTGACTACGGCTGCTTCGCTGAAATTGAAGAAGGCGTTGAAGGTTTGGTTCACGTTTCAGAAATGGATTGGACCAACAAAAACATTCACCCATCGAAAGTGGTTAATGTTGGCGACGAAGTAGAAGTAATGATCCTGGATATCGACGAAGAGCGTCGTCGTATTTCTTTGGGTATCAAGCAGTGCCAGCAGAACCCATGGGATGCTTTCGGTGGCCAGTTCACTAAAGGCGACAAGATCAAGGGCGCTATCAAGTCTATTACTGACTTCGGTATCTTCATCGGTCTAGACGGCAACATCGACGGTCTGGTTCACTTGTCAGACATTTCTTGGAACGAAACCGGCGAAGAAGCCGTGCGTAAGTTCAAGAAAGGCGACGAGATTGAGACGGTAATCCTGTCTATCGATCCTGAGCGCGAGCGTATTTCTTTGGGCATTAAGCAGCTTGAAGACGACCCGTTCTCTAACTACGTTGCTGAAAATGACAAAGGCGCCATTGTAAATGGTGTTGTTAAAGAAGTTGACGCTAAAGCCGCTATCATCGTATTGAGCGAAGAAGTGGAAGGCGTACTGAAAGCTTCTGAAATCAGCCGTGATAAAGTTGAAGATGCGCGTAACGTCCTGAAAGTGGGCGAGACCGTTGAAGTTAAGATTATCAGTGTTGATCG